A window of the Tunturibacter empetritectus genome harbors these coding sequences:
- a CDS encoding alpha/beta fold hydrolase produces the protein MIFLHDGVVNSAVWDDIWAAFCKQFHTIRYDRRGYGSSPATTKPYYEADDVAAVLHDRKVSQAALVASSHGGNVALNFALRYPAQVSDLVLVGPAAEGFPYSEHFLMRQVESQNAKDQVEASVQNPYLIVPGHDAARNHLRALLKASPQDLTHDDMPLPEKPVFPYVQDLRMPTLILTGSGDIADNQAVAGALMMAIPGAARVVVPDVGHLLYLEKPDLFSSIVIRFLTSHAF, from the coding sequence GTGATTTTCCTCCATGATGGGGTTGTAAATTCGGCAGTCTGGGACGACATATGGGCCGCTTTCTGTAAACAGTTTCATACCATCCGATACGACCGGCGGGGGTATGGGAGCTCGCCCGCCACTACCAAGCCCTATTACGAAGCCGACGATGTTGCTGCAGTGCTGCACGATCGCAAGGTCAGCCAGGCTGCTCTCGTGGCCAGCTCACATGGCGGTAATGTGGCCTTGAATTTTGCACTTCGCTATCCCGCGCAGGTTAGCGATCTGGTGCTCGTCGGTCCGGCGGCGGAGGGTTTTCCATATTCTGAGCACTTTCTGATGAGGCAGGTGGAATCTCAGAATGCCAAGGACCAAGTAGAGGCGAGCGTCCAGAATCCCTACCTCATCGTTCCGGGGCATGACGCCGCCCGCAACCACCTTCGCGCTCTTCTCAAGGCTTCACCACAAGATCTTACACACGACGATATGCCACTGCCGGAGAAGCCAGTCTTTCCATATGTGCAGGACCTCCGAATGCCGACGCTGATTCTCACGGGTTCCGGCGACATTGCGGACAATCAAGCCGTGGCTGGCGCTCTAATGATGGCTATACCAGGAGCGGCCCGCGTTGTGGTACCCGATGTAGGGCACCTGTTATATCTGGAAAAGCCGGATCTTTTCTCTTCGATCGTCATTCGATTTCTTACGTCTCACGCGTTCTAA
- the dnaB gene encoding replicative DNA helicase: MASFAQLNVSEGLPASVHIEVAVLGAMLLDGLAVNDATGRLRAEDFSLDSHQRIYRAITDLLAGGRGVDSLTVREELIRKREIDSIGGPAYLAFLTEGIPRNFNIESYVRIVKDKSLLRQLMAIFGDGLTLASDQSEEAIHVLSNVEAKLSEVADSAIQYGFSDIATIVKESFGSIDALYEQGREVTGLATHYIEFDRMTSGLQESELTIIAARPSMGKTAWAINIAENAAVRGGKVVAVFSLEMSKASLLRRMLASQALVNSKAIQTGMLMREDRAKLIAGLERLMESKMFIDDTPGITLAEMRAKARRLKQQHGQLDLIVIDYLQLMTGSSGSQKGFENRTQEVSAISRGLKSLAKEMKVPVVALSQLSRASEQRGGDKKPLLSDLRESGSIEQDADVVCFIHREEYYDRENEDLKGKAEIIIAKQRNGPTGSIHLAYLSDYTRFENLSHGGD, encoded by the coding sequence ATGGCATCTTTTGCTCAACTAAATGTTTCAGAAGGTCTGCCCGCTTCGGTTCATATCGAAGTTGCTGTTTTAGGGGCAATGCTTCTGGACGGGCTTGCGGTCAACGATGCGACAGGAAGGCTAAGGGCGGAAGATTTTTCGCTCGATTCGCATCAACGCATCTACCGAGCCATCACCGATTTATTGGCGGGGGGTCGTGGCGTGGACTCCCTGACTGTGCGAGAGGAGCTGATTCGGAAGAGAGAAATTGATTCGATTGGCGGGCCTGCGTATCTTGCGTTTTTGACGGAGGGGATTCCGCGGAACTTCAACATCGAGAGCTATGTCCGGATTGTGAAGGACAAGAGTTTGCTGCGGCAGTTGATGGCTATCTTTGGCGATGGATTGACGCTCGCCTCGGACCAGTCCGAGGAGGCGATTCATGTTTTGAGCAATGTGGAGGCCAAGCTGTCGGAGGTGGCCGATAGCGCGATTCAGTATGGGTTTTCGGACATCGCGACGATTGTGAAGGAGTCGTTCGGGTCGATTGATGCGCTGTATGAGCAGGGGCGCGAGGTTACGGGGTTGGCGACGCACTACATAGAATTTGACCGGATGACGAGCGGATTGCAGGAGTCGGAGCTGACGATTATTGCGGCGCGGCCTTCGATGGGCAAGACGGCGTGGGCGATCAACATTGCGGAGAATGCCGCGGTGCGCGGGGGCAAGGTGGTGGCGGTGTTTTCGCTGGAGATGAGCAAGGCGAGTCTGCTGCGCAGAATGCTGGCCTCGCAGGCGTTGGTGAACTCGAAGGCGATTCAGACGGGAATGTTGATGCGGGAGGACCGGGCGAAGCTGATTGCCGGGCTCGAGCGGTTGATGGAGTCGAAGATGTTTATCGACGATACGCCGGGGATTACGTTGGCGGAGATGCGGGCGAAGGCTCGGCGGTTGAAGCAGCAGCATGGGCAGCTGGATCTGATCGTGATCGACTATCTGCAGCTGATGACCGGGTCGTCGGGGTCGCAGAAGGGATTTGAGAATCGGACGCAGGAGGTCTCGGCGATCTCGCGCGGGCTGAAGTCGCTGGCGAAGGAGATGAAGGTGCCGGTGGTTGCGCTGTCGCAGCTGTCGCGTGCGAGTGAGCAGAGGGGCGGGGATAAGAAGCCGCTGTTGAGCGATCTGCGCGAGTCAGGTTCGATCGAGCAGGATGCGGACGTGGTGTGCTTTATTCACCGCGAGGAGTACTACGACCGGGAGAATGAGGATCTGAAGGGCAAGGCAGAGATCATTATTGCCAAGCAGAGGAATGGACCAACGGGGAGTATTCATCTGGCGTATCTGTCGGAC
- a CDS encoding GNAT family N-acetyltransferase — protein sequence MAVQIQSTRLQLSTFEMADAEEVFACITPAVARFMSWEPPKSFTEYKARREARLQAADPTEFAFVIRRRDTKECLGITALERADLPSPELGIWMKEAAHGQGYGGEAVRAVAEWAAKDLGKDTFLYPVAVENTASRHIAEKLHGEIIGTRRSPKYESVVYQIRAFARL from the coding sequence ATGGCCGTTCAAATTCAATCGACTCGGCTGCAACTGAGCACCTTCGAAATGGCAGATGCAGAAGAGGTGTTTGCCTGCATTACTCCGGCCGTCGCTCGCTTCATGTCCTGGGAGCCGCCCAAATCCTTCACCGAGTACAAGGCACGCCGAGAGGCGCGATTGCAGGCCGCCGATCCAACAGAGTTTGCGTTCGTCATCCGACGGCGCGATACAAAGGAATGTCTAGGCATTACTGCACTTGAAAGGGCTGATCTGCCAAGCCCGGAACTGGGCATCTGGATGAAGGAAGCAGCTCACGGTCAGGGGTACGGAGGAGAAGCCGTTCGAGCAGTTGCTGAATGGGCGGCCAAGGATCTCGGAAAAGACACCTTTCTGTACCCTGTGGCAGTAGAAAACACCGCCAGTAGACACATTGCCGAGAAGCTCCACGGCGAGATCATCGGAACCCGCAGAAGCCCAAAATATGAATCTGTTGTCTACCAAATCCGTGCCTTTGCTCGGCTCTAG